A genomic stretch from Pseudomonas sp. MUP55 includes:
- a CDS encoding alpha/beta hydrolase — MSSRSMPRRGLRWLTLLCMAVLIVGLPVGCAVLQHKERELVFRIEPGTAGWYTGLPSAVQEFDIKPAAFKAGQNIHGWWYPAAQKDAPAILYLHGVRWNLTGQLFRIEQLHAMGFSVLAIDYRGFGKSQGDLPSETTVYEDARIAWERFQTLQPDPGKRLIYGHSLGGAVAIDLAAQLSKQVPLPVRGLVIESTFTSLGDVATAVANTSWPVRWLLSQKFDSIDKMADIHMPLLVVHGLDDRYVPPRFSQQLFEAAREPKRLLMVPGASHNNSMSLAGPNYGQALNKLMQTTMPTPVVTHSKGRVGDS; from the coding sequence ATGTCCTCTCGTTCTATGCCCCGCCGGGGCCTGCGCTGGCTGACACTGCTGTGCATGGCCGTATTGATCGTCGGCCTGCCGGTGGGCTGCGCCGTGTTGCAACACAAGGAGCGCGAACTGGTGTTTCGCATCGAGCCGGGTACCGCAGGCTGGTACACCGGGCTGCCCAGCGCCGTGCAGGAGTTCGATATCAAGCCCGCTGCCTTCAAGGCCGGCCAGAATATCCATGGCTGGTGGTACCCGGCCGCTCAAAAGGACGCACCCGCGATCCTCTACCTGCACGGCGTGCGCTGGAACCTCACCGGCCAGCTGTTTCGCATCGAACAACTGCACGCCATGGGCTTTTCGGTACTGGCCATCGACTATCGCGGCTTTGGCAAAAGCCAGGGCGACCTGCCTTCGGAAACCACGGTATATGAAGACGCCCGCATCGCCTGGGAGCGCTTCCAGACCTTGCAGCCAGACCCCGGCAAACGCCTGATCTACGGGCACTCCCTGGGTGGCGCGGTGGCCATCGACCTTGCCGCGCAGTTGAGCAAGCAGGTACCGCTGCCGGTGCGCGGATTGGTGATCGAGTCCACGTTCACCTCCCTGGGGGATGTCGCCACGGCGGTTGCCAATACCTCCTGGCCGGTGCGCTGGCTGCTCTCGCAAAAATTCGATTCCATCGACAAGATGGCTGATATCCATATGCCCTTGCTGGTGGTACATGGCCTCGATGACCGCTACGTGCCACCGCGTTTCAGCCAGCAATTGTTTGAAGCCGCCCGCGAACCCAAGCGGCTGCTGATGGTGCCGGGTGCCAGCCATAACAACAGCATGAGCCTGGCCGGGCCAAATTATGGTCAGGCACTGAACAAGCTGATGCAAACGACGATGCCAACACCCGTGGTCACGCACTCCAAAGGCCGCGTGGGCGACTCATAA
- a CDS encoding DeoR/GlpR family DNA-binding transcription regulator produces MQNNHHAIDLPSLRKQKILLLLERDGKVTASELVEHFAVSQDTIRRDLGELAAAGLLQRVHGGALPRPRDTGKDFFTRVGETDDVKRRLAQLAAQQVEDGQIVLFDSGSTTLQIARSLPHSIHLTVVSPSPMIAIALADHPHVTVILAGGQLNPITLSTGGHEALRLIQSIKADLLFTGVCALHPQVGITSLHFAEVAVKQALLDSASQVVAVTTSDKLGAVEPFVVAPCNRIHTLITEWDAPGVEAYEQSGLHVLRMDAE; encoded by the coding sequence ATGCAAAACAACCACCACGCCATCGACCTGCCTTCCCTGCGCAAACAAAAGATTCTGTTGCTGCTGGAGCGCGACGGCAAAGTCACGGCGTCCGAGCTGGTCGAGCATTTCGCCGTGTCCCAGGACACCATCCGCCGCGACCTCGGCGAACTCGCCGCCGCTGGCCTGTTGCAGCGCGTACACGGCGGTGCCCTGCCCCGGCCCAGGGACACTGGCAAGGATTTTTTCACCCGTGTCGGCGAGACCGATGACGTCAAGCGGCGCCTGGCACAGTTGGCCGCGCAGCAGGTTGAAGACGGCCAGATCGTGCTGTTCGATTCCGGTTCCACCACCCTGCAGATCGCCCGATCATTGCCCCACTCCATCCACCTGACCGTGGTCAGCCCATCGCCGATGATTGCCATTGCGCTGGCGGACCACCCCCACGTGACCGTGATCCTGGCCGGTGGTCAACTCAACCCCATCACCCTCTCCACTGGCGGCCATGAAGCGCTGCGCCTGATCCAGAGCATCAAGGCTGACTTGCTGTTCACCGGCGTGTGCGCACTGCATCCGCAAGTGGGCATCACGTCACTGCATTTTGCTGAAGTGGCCGTCAAGCAAGCCTTGCTCGACAGCGCCTCCCAGGTGGTGGCCGTGACTACCTCGGACAAGCTTGGTGCGGTGGAGCCCTTTGTGGTGGCGCCGTGCAACCGCATCCATACGCTGATTACCGAGTGGGATGCACCCGGTGTCGAGGCTTACGAGCAATCAGGCCTGCACGTGCTGCGGATGGACGCCGAGTAG
- a CDS encoding DUF72 domain-containing protein, with amino-acid sequence MTAPLYVGCAGWSLPREHWPAFAEQGTHLQRYASRFNAVEINSSFYRPHLPKTYERWRESVPEGFRFSVKVPKRITHELRLQQCGTALDEFLAQCLQLNEKLGCLLVQLPPSLSFERPVAQAFFEALRQRFAGTVVLEPRHASWLAAGALLQAFEIAWVTADPAVIDAGEAWQGVRYWRLHGSPRIYHSAYGHDRVQAYARSLQQSIEAGIPTWCIFDNTASGHAVADALDLLGVHPQHVQA; translated from the coding sequence TTGACCGCACCTTTGTATGTGGGCTGCGCCGGCTGGAGTTTGCCTCGCGAACATTGGCCGGCCTTCGCCGAGCAAGGCACGCATTTGCAGCGCTATGCGTCGCGTTTCAACGCGGTGGAAATCAACAGTTCGTTTTATCGGCCCCACTTGCCCAAAACCTATGAGCGTTGGCGTGAGTCGGTGCCCGAGGGGTTTCGTTTCTCCGTCAAGGTACCCAAGCGAATCACCCATGAACTGCGCTTGCAGCAATGTGGCACTGCGTTGGACGAGTTTCTCGCCCAGTGCCTGCAACTGAACGAGAAGCTGGGCTGCCTGTTGGTCCAGCTGCCGCCTTCCCTGAGTTTTGAACGGCCGGTTGCCCAGGCTTTTTTCGAGGCGCTGCGCCAACGCTTTGCCGGCACCGTGGTGCTGGAACCGCGGCATGCCAGTTGGCTCGCGGCGGGAGCCTTGCTGCAGGCCTTCGAGATTGCCTGGGTCACTGCCGACCCTGCGGTGATCGATGCAGGCGAGGCCTGGCAAGGCGTGCGCTATTGGCGCCTGCACGGCTCGCCGCGGATTTATCACAGCGCCTATGGGCACGATCGGGTGCAGGCTTATGCACGGTCGTTACAGCAGTCGATTGAGGCGGGCATTCCCACTTGGTGCATTTTCGATAACACCGCCAGTGGCCACGCGGTGGCCGATGCCCTTGACCTACTCGGCGTCCATCCGCAGCACGTGCAGGCCTGA
- a CDS encoding DNA methylase: protein MARSISAAQLGIELKPDDDSSLFKWFIASFLMGKRIQAPIAAQAYKVIVEEEGRDTARKLQHCTSRELVAMLGRAHYVRYDETTAQRLLDLSAKLNADYSGSITRMVQASDNRQAFENRLAEFDGVGPKTIEIFMRDAATVLF, encoded by the coding sequence ATGGCCCGTTCCATCAGCGCGGCGCAATTGGGTATCGAGCTCAAGCCTGACGATGACAGCAGCCTGTTCAAGTGGTTTATCGCCAGCTTTCTGATGGGCAAGCGCATTCAGGCGCCCATTGCCGCGCAGGCCTACAAGGTGATCGTTGAAGAGGAGGGCCGCGACACCGCACGCAAGTTGCAGCACTGCACGTCGCGGGAGTTGGTGGCCATGTTGGGCCGCGCGCACTACGTGCGCTACGACGAAACCACCGCGCAGCGCCTGTTGGACCTGAGCGCCAAGCTCAACGCCGATTACAGCGGCAGCATCACGCGGATGGTGCAGGCCAGCGATAACCGCCAGGCGTTCGAAAACCGCCTGGCTGAATTTGACGGTGTCGGCCCCAAAACCATCGAGATTTTCATGCGCGATGCCGCCACGGTATTGTTTTGA
- a CDS encoding DUF4142 domain-containing protein — MTTRLMKQMGLTFALVAGSISAAMAATSNDFVDNAAQGGITEVEAGKLALEKSSSADVKTFAQHMIDDHTKANQELMALAKKLDIEVPDDAALTDKAKKAILEMRDESFDKAYANNQVNAHETTVALFKKEAESSDNAELKAFATKTLPTLEAHLKMAKELQAKHAK; from the coding sequence ATGACGACTCGACTGATGAAACAAATGGGCCTGACATTCGCACTGGTTGCAGGCTCGATTTCCGCCGCAATGGCCGCAACGTCCAACGACTTTGTCGACAATGCCGCCCAAGGCGGTATCACCGAAGTGGAAGCCGGCAAGCTGGCCCTGGAAAAAAGCAGTTCGGCGGACGTGAAAACCTTCGCGCAACATATGATTGATGACCATACCAAGGCCAATCAAGAACTGATGGCACTGGCGAAAAAGCTGGATATCGAAGTGCCGGATGACGCCGCCCTGACGGACAAGGCGAAGAAAGCCATCCTGGAAATGCGCGATGAATCCTTCGACAAGGCGTACGCCAACAACCAGGTCAACGCCCACGAAACCACCGTCGCCCTGTTCAAGAAGGAAGCTGAATCCTCGGACAACGCGGAGTTGAAGGCCTTCGCCACCAAGACCCTGCCGACCCTTGAAGCGCACCTGAAGATGGCCAAGGAACTGCAAGCCAAACACGCCAAGTAA
- a CDS encoding type 1 glutamine amidotransferase domain-containing protein has product MSSQLNGKHILVITSNTGIERDELLKPLQALRGYGATVTHASSKGGITQTFVGDTEKDQTVESDVQLSDVVSGNFDALVIPGGTVNADTLRQDAAALRLINEFAQAGKTIAAICHGPWTLIDAGVVKGKTLTAYKSVRIDLENAGAASVVDAQVQVCTANGWTLITSRTPDDLPAFNEAIAKAVAG; this is encoded by the coding sequence ATGAGTTCGCAACTCAACGGTAAGCACATCCTCGTCATCACCTCCAACACCGGTATCGAGCGCGATGAACTGCTCAAGCCGTTGCAAGCCCTGCGCGGCTACGGCGCGACGGTAACCCACGCGTCCAGCAAAGGCGGGATCACCCAGACCTTTGTCGGCGATACCGAAAAGGACCAGACGGTGGAGTCCGACGTGCAACTGTCGGACGTGGTCAGCGGCAACTTCGACGCACTGGTCATTCCCGGCGGTACGGTGAATGCCGACACCCTGCGCCAGGATGCCGCCGCGCTGCGCTTGATCAATGAGTTCGCCCAGGCCGGCAAGACCATCGCTGCGATCTGTCACGGCCCGTGGACGCTGATCGACGCCGGCGTGGTCAAGGGCAAGACCCTGACCGCGTATAAAAGCGTGCGTATCGACCTTGAAAACGCCGGCGCTGCCAGCGTGGTCGATGCTCAGGTGCAGGTATGCACGGCCAACGGCTGGACCTTGATCACCTCGCGCACGCCGGACGATTTGCCGGCGTTCAACGAGGCGATTGCCAAGGCTGTCGCTGGCTGA
- a CDS encoding PLDc N-terminal domain-containing protein — protein sequence MEINYIWIALAVILLLLELWAINTVLRSTGGWESKGLWLVVLIFVPLLGLIAWAMFGPKREMAQQRKN from the coding sequence ATGGAAATAAACTATATCTGGATCGCATTGGCGGTGATTTTGCTGCTCTTGGAATTGTGGGCGATCAATACCGTATTGCGCAGCACCGGTGGCTGGGAATCCAAGGGGTTGTGGCTGGTGGTGCTGATCTTCGTACCGCTGCTGGGGCTGATTGCCTGGGCGATGTTCGGGCCCAAGCGTGAGATGGCGCAACAGCGCAAAAACTGA